The nucleotide window AAGTACACAGAGTTCTCTACTGGGGCTGAGAGCTGCTGAAGCCCATCCAAGCCTGGAGAGCATAGCCACAGGCCACGTGTTGCATCGCACGGTGGGTCTGTGGGCAACGCATGAACCGTGGGGCCTGACTGGCTGAGTCCTAGTTCTGCTCCCCCAATTCTGAGCAGCCTGGGTCTGGATGATTAACCTCTTCCATGATCCTATTAATAAGATTCCATTTAATAGTGCTTATTATCTCATAGGGTTTTCATGAGAATTCAATGAGTTACTATATCTAAGTGTTTAGTCCAATGTCTGGTACATAATTATACCAGGTAATGAGTTTTACTATTGTTGTCATTTACTGAATTTGGCTCTCAAATAAGTGTTTTTATGTGAGAAAGGTTGAGTTCTTCATTTAAAGGGTTTGCTTGTATTCTGCATTTTGTCAGAAAACAACAGGTACAAAGTTCCTGAGGCTGGAATGAATACAGTGAGTTTGAGTCCAATTGAGGGGTGAGTATGGgccggggctggggggagggttGGGGGCTTACTGGAGGAAATCAATTGTTAGGACTTTTTAGGgcatggttgttgttcagtcactcagtggcgtctgactctttgcaacctcaaggactgcagcacaccaggcttccctgaccttcactatcttgggagtttgcttaaactcatgttcgttgagtcGATGAGGTcttccagctatctcatcctctgtcacccccttttcctcctgccctcaacctttctcatcagaatcttttccagtgagtcagctcttcacatcaagtggccaaagtactggagcttcagcttcagtactaGTCCTTCTAATgcgtattcagggttgatttcctttaggattgtctggtctgatctccttgtagGGCAGGATAGGGAAGTGGAATTTTATTCAAGGCCACTGAAGAGTTTTGAGCAGAAGTGTGATATTATCTGATTAGATCTTTACTTGACTGcactggctgctgtgtggagaatggattTTAGCGGAGGTGAGGGTGGGTAAATGTTTTCATCCACGGAGGCTTGGGTGTGTTGTAGCTCCCAGTCCTATAAAAAGGCATCACGATTAAGCTCAAAACTTCAACTTAAATAAGGACCACAGGAGATGATTTCTAGGGGTACTGGGAGTAAGCCCCTGTGGTGATTCTGCCTTGGTGATAGGGGGTGAAAGTGAACACAATGAACGAATGAAGATAGaatgtgcttttatttccaaGCATTAAGTGTATTGGGAACCTGACTGTCCCACTGCGTAAAATGCACAGTGGGTTCCTGTATGAAATCTGGGGAAGTGGTTGTGGAGGAGAGAGTGACAGCCTGACATCCAGGGTCATTCACCCCAGAAATGGATGCACTCCTACGGGTACCCACAGACTTTGGAAGAGTATAACAAGTAGAATGATGACCTGTCTTCTTGGTTTTTATGACAGCTCAACGGAGGCTCTGTTACGAACGTCTGGACTTGTGTTTGTAGAAATAGTCCTTAAAGCCTCTCTCTATGGTAGCACATGTCTCTGGGGTCATTGGGCCATCGTTCAACACTGCTGTTTCCAGGAGAGGCACTAGGGTGTCTGGGTTGGACTTGGGGGTGTGGGTGGACACCCCGAGTTTGAATCTCCACTTCTCTACTTGTAACTGAGTTTCTGTAGACTTCTTTACTTCCCTGAGTTTCAgatgcctcatctgtaaaataaggatgagCCTCATGTTTGCCTCAAGGGGTTATGCAGAGATCAAAGAATCAAGTGCCGGTAAGGAACTTAGCACAGCTCCTGGCATGGGGTCAGCACTGCATGTGGATGTGTGTTTTTGACTGTGCATTGTGCTCATGAGAAAGTGCTCTGTGTCCCTGCTATTTAAAAGGTGGTCCCCCGACCAGCAGCCATACCCTGTGGGAGCTTGTCAGAGTCAGAAATTCAGCTTctgagagagtaacattgacatatatacacactaccatgcgTCGAATAGCTTTTGGGaggctgctgtatagcacagggagctcggctTGACACTCTGTGAtgactagaggggtgggacggtgaggggtgggagggaagctcaagagagaggatgtatgtatacttataggTGATTCAcatcgttgtacagcagaaactaacacaacattgtatagcaattatactccaattgaaaataagttaaaaaaataaaggattaaaaaaaaaaagaaactcagaacCTTCGGCTTCACTCCCAATCTGTTGAATTAGCTTTAGTGCTTGAACAAGATCCCGGGAGATTTCAGCAGATGTTTCTGTTCAGAAGCACTGCTCTGGGCTAAAATGTACATAGAAAGGACAACTGGATCTGTTTTGATTACGGAAAACTGTTGGCAGCATTGTGTTGGTGCAAAAAGACATCAGCCTCATGGCACAAAATATACAGAGACCCTGAAGTAGCTGGGCATTCTCGGGCAGTCATGTTTGGGACAGAggttcttcatctataaagtgacTCATCTATGTCAGAGACTTGTTGAcagtataaatgaaataatgtgaaaGCTAATATGAAAGAGTGCAAAGtacattatttttatcttgtttgcaTAGAAAAAGGACATCATAATCCCTAGAGCCGTCAATACCATTTTCAAAGAATTCGATTCCCCATTTTCCACATCAATTTTCCGGGAGGCAGGGGACAAGACCTATTATTTGGTGTCTCGATTAAAATAATGCAGAGTGGCAGTGGCCCAGGAATCTCAGCCTGATATTTTTGGAAACTAAATGGGAGAGTTTTGTAGTTTGGCTAAAAAGCATTGCCCTAGAAAAGGCCAGAAATGCTGTCAATGGGGATGTTTATGCCATTGACAAAATAGTCACGGAATTGCAGTAGACGGCCATGAGCAGAAGCCAGTGGGATGCTTCCGGGTGGTGTGGTTCAATGTGACACACGTTTATCAGCCACGACagccttttttttattatttccaaacATCACAACCAAAGCAAGAAACAAATCCTATTGTTCACATTAGCACAGATCAAGTACAGCAAGCCTCAGTATATTATAGCACAAGAAAAATACACAGTTGTATACCGAAGACACAGCATAATGTAAGAATTCGTGGGAGAGGGGAACGTGGGGACAACCAGAAAGTACAGTCTGAAGTCCTCTGGGATGGAAGGGGGTCTGACAGATGCTCGCAGCACACAGCTGTGGACAGAGCTCATCAGCAAGGCTCACCCTGTGTTCACAGGAGTGAATGTCTTTACTTGACTCAGTATAGACCTTGACAACAGGGTCACCCAACTTTAACACCATGTCAAACAAAAGAGCGGTGAACCAGAAACCATCCTCCTTCATACATCATCACATCACATAGAAAACCCGCGACAGAGACACAGTTCTTATGAGCAAAACAGCTTTCAAGAAAGTCACAGGCAGCTCAGAGTTTAACTCCCTGAAACTACACTTCAGCAATTTCTTGAGACACATGCCCTCCCACCCACAATTCCCTCTCttgttttaaagacagaaaagaaaccataggaaaatttgtctttttaaaatagggAAATACATACCTTAAAATAGCAAGGTATCAAAATACTTTGTACATGGGTATGTTCTGATTTTCCAAAATACTTGATCTCTCTTTCATTAGAGTTTTGAAAGATGCCCTGTGTTGAATGCAAACAAacccaacaacaacagaaacaatcATAATAGCACagaataacacaataataataacaaaaatagaagTGGATTCCATCCCCATCCTATTTCTTtcgggggctggggggtggtgaTGGAGTCAAGAAGAGGGGCACAGCATAGCATTACTTCTTCCGCAAAGAGGTCATTGTTTTTAGGGTTATTTTACCATAAATAGAGTAACAGACTAGAAATCTAGTTTCTTATGAAATGAGAGTAAAGCCATTCGAGCTGGGGGTTGGTAGCTGTAACAGGTTTGCTTGGGGGAGATTCCAGCTACCCTTACTGTTACTGCAAATCCTTGGGTCTGTCTGACCTGAAGCATGAAGGAGTGGGTGGGAAGCAGGGCGCAGGCAGGGATCCAAGACCCTGGGTGCATGGAAATGAATGCAGACAGCGCTCAGAGCAGCCTCCATGGATTCCCCCCAGGGACTATTTGAGAAATCAGAGCTTGTGACTTACCCACGTAGGCATCCTTTCAGAGAGCCTGTTATATACCGTTTTCCTCTTTCAACCAAAGGCTCTCTGcaagcttaaaaacaaaaagatacctAGGATCATGACTGGTAACACTCTTTTTTATGTCTTATAAGTAGTTATCTGCCTTGTTGCTAAACACCTGGGCCAGCTGGAGGGTGGAAAGTGACCAGACTGAGAACCCTTGCCACGGCCCCACGTCTTATCCCAAGTTCATGCCGTTGCAACTGCAGAGGATCTCCTTGAAGGTGTTGCGCAGCTCCAGGCTCCGGAAGGCATAGATGAGCGGGTCGATGACGGAGTTACACATGATGAGGACCAGGTAGGTATTGAAGTGGGCAGTGTAGCAGACGCAGTAGGGGTTGGTGGGGCAGGTTATTATGAGGACAAGATGGAGGAAGAAGGGGGCCCAGCAGAAGACGAAGACCCCCAGCAGGATGGTGATGGTGACCGCCCCCTTCATGCAGGAGTGCTGCTGCGGGGCCGCTCCATCAGCGGGTGGCAGCGCGGCAATGCGCTTGACGTGCAGCCGGGCGAAGAGGAACATGTGCACGTAGAGGGTGCCCATGAGCAGCAGCATGGCAAGGAACATGGTGACCAGGCACACGATGACCATCTTGCTCTCGGAGTAGACGATAAACACCACACCGCAGATGCCGCAGCCCAGCCAGATGGCCACAATCAGGGCCAGTGCCTTCCTCACGGTCATGATGCTGTGGTAGCGGAGTGCATAGAAGATGGTGACATACCTGTCAACCGCAATGGCCAGAAGGTTGCAGATGGAGGCCACCAGGGAGATGCAGATCATGGAGTCAAAGACATTGTCCATGTGCTGGATGAACTGGTCCTCCAAGGTCAGGTAGTCGCTGTTGACCACGGCGATCATGATGGTCTCCAGGGCATTGGACACACTCACCAGCATGTCGGCCACGGCCAGGCtgcagaggaagaagtacatgggggagTGCAGGTTGCCGTTCCTGACCACGGCCAGGATGACCAGGATGTTTTCCAGCAGGCTGATGATGCCCAGGGCCAGGAAGACCTCAGGCTTGATGAAGACCTGCTCACAGAAGCGGCTGCTGCTCTGGTTGCTGAAGGAAGGGGCAGCGACGTGCTCTGAGCTGTTAGGCAGCTTTGGTTGAGCCGAGTGCAGACAGCACGAAGCATTCATCGCTCACAGGCAGCTGGCTGATCGGAGCGGGGGCTCCAGCAGGGTCCCGAGGCtatggctgctgctgttgctgctgctttcaggaaagaaaaaaaatctcccccTGGATCCTGGTTTCAGATGCTTGTCCAGGGTACAAGCTTGTCCAGTGTTAGATTTTGTTCTTCCCCAGAATAaaaggatggagagagggagagaaagagacaggtcgggagagagagagaatgagagacagaggaaaaagtCAGCTTGGATTCTTAGAGAAAACTTCCCTGTGCTTCTCCAGGACGATCAGTTTTAGAGAAACTTATCTCGCTCTCTCCCTTCTTAgcttccttctgtctctctctttccccctctcaCATCCCAACCTGGGAACAGAAAACCAGCCACTAGCTGCTACTGTTAAAACAGTTTTCATAGCAAGACGGGGGACGTGGTACCTGTTGTGAGGAGTGCGGGGGAAACACTCAGTTTTTATACATTGGCTGGAGGCAAACAACTCCTACTTAATCTTCAGAGCGGCGAAATGACCACTGAGCATCGGACGTCTTTCTGACTGACAGCAGAACCGGCTCCCAGGAATCGGACCCAGAGATTCAAAAGCAGCCTACTGCCCTCTACTGGTCAGACCACTCATCCGTTCTCTGGCTGGGCTGAGCAGTTTTTGTCACGGAAACGGCCACAGCCATCCTTTCGTCCACGtattatttgttcattctttttcttttttggtggcaaacatttattaagcacctgccATGTGTTAGTTTTCTGCCCCGTTCAGGAAATTCAGTAGTGATCAAAACAGACACACCATCCTTGTTTCTCCCAGACTCAGAGTCTGGGGTGGGAGATGAGAAATCCAGCAGTTTTATTACAGTGTGATGCATGCTTGAATCGGGgaatgccaggggctgggggagctcTAAGGGGGCCCCCTAACATGCTGGTCAAGGGAAGTTCCTGGAGGAAGGGGCTTCTAAGCTTTGACTTCAAAGAACAGAGGCGATGCCCAGTGGTGAAGTGAGGGCTGGGGTtgatggagagagaagaggattCCGGGCAGAGGGAATAACATGCTTACAGCCTGGAGGCTAAAAGCAGTGGTTCTACACGTGGCTGTGGCAATTATCTGTAGAATGTGTTCCTGGGGATCGCATTTGACCTTCTGAAACAGAATCACCCAGGGGTAGTGCCTGGGCAGGTGCGTTTTCAGTTTTTAAGGGGTGAGGGGAGAACAGAGCCAAGGTTGAGATCGACAGAAAAGAGAGCTTGGTGTTTTTCAAAGGACTTTAGTTTTCTCTGGCCAGAGTGTGGAGCTGGGAGACACAATTTGAGAAATgagtctgccttttttttttttttttttaagactagaGGGGCCAGGCTCCTGAAGGACAGTCTCAGCTGAGTGTGGGAGTTTTGGACTGTGGGGCAGTGGGGGGGCTGTGGGAAAGAGGAGGTGGGGTTTGCATTTTAGAATGATTCCTCTTTGCATGGTGGAGACTGCTGTGGGAGGGGATGAGTCAGAAGCCTGGGGGACCAGGGCTGCAGAGATTCACAGGGAGATGATGGCATCTTGAAGCAAGGAGGTGGCCACAGGGCCATGGGAGGAGTGGACAGAGATGCTTAGGATATAGAGTCCTGGAGATTTGAATGTGATGGGATGTGGGACAGTACAGGGAACACCTGCGCTTCCTTCTAAAGTAACTGGGAGAACAGAGATGCCATTTGAGCTGGAAAAATGTattggttggccaaaagttcattcaggttttctgtaCCATCCgatggaaaaaacccaaatgaactttgtggccaacccaataaaagtCAGAATTTAGCACCCAATTTTTAATACTTAGTTTATGTCAGATGTGAGGTTGGACAGGAGGATGATGTAAACTCTGGACACACTGGGTCCCCTTACCACCCCCGTCCCCCTGCCGCATACCTGCACATCAATTACTGGTCCACTGAGGCTCTGATTATCCAACTATCCACTAactatggatgtgagtgtgactGGGTGTGTATTAGACAGAAGAAATGTGCATACAAAGTAGACAAAAACTTAGAATATTTATGAAACTGTGGGGTGGAGAGGTCTTCTTGAAAGACCTAAAGACAGGAATAGAAATTCACTGAGGAGGAAATTCAAGTGActgataaatatatgaaaaaatgttcaccCTTCTGTGGAGtctaggaaatgcaaatcaaacttcagattgaaaagaatgtaaaagatATCAAATTCAGCTGAGAGTGCTGGGAGAATGACACTTCTAGTGTTTGTGGATAGTCTTTATCATTTTCAATttctactaaaattaaaaaaaaatgtatctgagTATGGATCTCAGTCTGTGAACTGAGGGGCATGAAAAACACTTGTATTTATTTTGAACAAAGTGACTTCATTTCTGATGCTAAACCTCTCATGTTCCAGATTGGGGAAAAGAAAATCCTAATTCTCATGGGGCTTTCTCTTCCTCACCCTCTGGGTCACATCCAGAGGTGTGTTTATACTGTTCTGGTCCATGGTTTCGGGGGCACTTGTCTTACCTGTAAAGCTCAGACTGCGAGGTCTTTCCCCTGCTTTGGGCTGAGCACCGACCATCATTCTCTGCACCTGTCCTCTGTTTATAAGCATCCTTGAGAGCGAGCAGGCGGGGCCTGGCACTTCAGACCTGTATCCTCAGAGGTACCCTCATCCCCTCACCCCCGATGAGTGTTGACGTGGTTTCCTCTAAGCGCTAGTCTCTGCTTTCCTGGGGGAGCAGCCCAGACACAGTTACTTTTAAGCTGACACCGtactttgttttctacatccgtGACTCTGcctctgttttgtaaagaagttcttttgtacccttttttagattccacatgtaagcaatatcatacgATAGTTGCCTTTTTCTGAGTGTCCAAATATTTTAATCCTATGCCTTGAAAAAAGGTTTTTTTAGtaagatttacttatttattttaagtttgttttgtttttggccacactgcacagcatatgggatcttagtttcctgatcaaggattgaactcacacccatTGCAGTGGAAGTTCAGTGTCCCAGCTATTGGAATGTCAGGGAAAATACCCTAAGATTTATTTTTACTCAGACTCTAGGCTCCTAATATTTTTATGCCTGTaaatttcactttacttttttaaaattcagacatATATTCCAGAAAATTCATGATTTTGAAGTATGTGTTtcagtagggtttttttttttccatgttcatgaggttgtgcagccatcaccactgtctaattcCAGGACATTTTCATAACTTGGTCTCCATTAGCAGTCACTGCTTGTTTGCTACTTCCCTCAGCCTCTGACAATTACTAATATATTTTCTGTCCCTATGTGACAGTACAAAATATGCTCACTGAGGCTATGTTTATCTTCTGGATCACAAAAATCTCCATTTTCCAATTTTTCAAATTCAAAACAAGCAAAACCAACAGCTGtaagtggaaatgtaaattgggcctgccactatggaaaatggagggtccttaaaaaactaaaaatagagttactgtatgatccagcaatcccactcctgcctgggcatatatctggaaaagatgaagctCTAATTTggaaatatacatgcaccccagtgttcatagcagcaccatttacaatagccaagccaAGTGCCCCCCAAACGGacttaagaagatgtggtgcaacagaatattactcagccatcaaaaggaatgaaatattgtcatttgtaGGAACATGGAAGGATCTAGAGATGAGTCaatcagagagagacaaatattatatgataccacttaaatgtggaatgtaaaagataatacaaatgactctatatacaaaacagaaatggactcatggacatagaagacaaatttatggttaccaaagaggaaatggagcggggagggataaatcaggagtatgggattaacagatacaaactactacgtTTGTATAGATACAGACTACTATGCTTACTATACCCAAAATGGAccagcaacaaggatttactatgtAGCACACGGAtgatattcaataccttgtaataacctatattggaaaataatctgaaaaagatatataactaaatcactctgCTCTACagttgaaactaatataatattatacatcaactatacttcaataaacaaaaacaacaaaaagccaaCACATGTCAATTCTTCTGTATTAAAATTCagtataaaagttataaaaacattcaaaacaacaaaaccacaaaTCTCTGCTCTCACTCTCTTGAATTTTAAGACCTTATAAATAGAGAGTTATTTTGTTTCCTGAACACTTCAGTGCAAGGAACAGGTCAAGGTACTTCCTTGTGcacgttttttaaaaagaacttgctTTCTTTGCTCTCTGCTGGAACCTCTTTTGGAAACTTAGGGTTATATTTTGCTTCTCCAAGTCCATTTTCCTGTGGTTGATTGACAGTTGTAGCAACTGAGTCAAATTAATGATAGAAAGCAGTTTTCTGAGTCTAGAAGACAGATGATGCATGTTGTTCCCAGTTCTTCTGGTTACCAGATATGATGAATACAAAGCCCTCCAtggtatacaaaaaaaatctctctgtatttcttgcttgaaaaaaaaaaaaatcaatcttagCACTTTTCTTCAATCATAGAATTGAGTGCCCTTAACTCTCCTCACCTCctcttgtttcctttgcctgtttAGCACCAGAGTCCTAGGTTCTGAGTGTTGTGTTTCTTGGCGGGAGAGCATTACCCTGATGATGCTACAGGGCTGAGGACTGTATCACTGGATTATCTCACACCAGGACTGGATGATCTCAGACCGGAGCTTCTTAGCcttttgctgtgcatctgaatAACCCAAATATCCCATCAAAATCCAGATTCTGGTTCTATAGATCTGggaatgctgatgctgctggtccgtGGACTATACTTGGAGTATTGAGGAAAGAGATCTAGCCATTTGCAGGTGTTGACAGAGAAGCAGTGCAAGGAGAGCCAGCCATGGAGTTCATGTGGGAGAGGAGCATGGAGCATGTTACTTTCAAAGGCAGCAGCGATGCCCCAGCTGCTGGACTTGGTGTGTGACCAGTGACAGTCACACAGGGGGCTGCCCATAAGCCTAACTTGGGCATCATTCCTGTTGTGTGGCCTCTGAGCTCAATGTTCTGACCTCCCCAGAGAGGTTGTGAGCTACCCAACAAACATCATTTAgtaaatttcttttctgtttaaattagCCAGAGAGGGTTCTGTTATTTATAACCAAGAATTTGAGTCACTCTTGCATTCTAGTTCAGGTCAATAGATATTGGCTATCTGGAAGAATTCCAAGGCTTCATCAGtttggaaaaagaattttaagtagctcagtggtaaagaatccgcctgccaatgcaggagacccaggttcaatccctgtgtcgggaagatccccggcagaaggaaatggcagcccacaccgGTATTCTTGTATGGGAAATcccgtggtcagaggagcctggtgggctacagtccacggggtttgcaaaagagttggacacagcttatgGACTCGGCAGCAGCAACGTGGCGCCTGTGCTGATGAGGGAATGGAAGCCTGCCCGCTGCGCCTCTGGCATCTTTGTGTCACAcctgtattagtttccttttGCTGCTCtcacaaatcaccacaaacttagCAGCCTAAACTATCAGAAAACgtgttctctcacagttctggagggcgGAAATCCAAAAGGGGTTGGTTGGCAGggctccattctttctggaggcaACAGGAGAGAGTCTGTGTCCTTGCATGTCTCAGTCTCTAGAGGCCACCTGTACGTCCTGGCT belongs to Bos indicus isolate NIAB-ARS_2022 breed Sahiwal x Tharparkar chromosome 13, NIAB-ARS_B.indTharparkar_mat_pri_1.0, whole genome shotgun sequence and includes:
- the MC3R gene encoding melanocortin receptor 3, yielding MNASCCLHSAQPKLPNSSEHVAAPSFSNQSSSRFCEQVFIKPEVFLALGIISLLENILVILAVVRNGNLHSPMYFFLCSLAVADMLVSVSNALETIMIAVVNSDYLTLEDQFIQHMDNVFDSMICISLVASICNLLAIAVDRYVTIFYALRYHSIMTVRKALALIVAIWLGCGICGVVFIVYSESKMVIVCLVTMFLAMLLLMGTLYVHMFLFARLHVKRIAALPPADGAAPQQHSCMKGAVTITILLGVFVFCWAPFFLHLVLIITCPTNPYCVCYTAHFNTYLVLIMCNSVIDPLIYAFRSLELRNTFKEILCSCNGMNLG